A stretch of the Argentina anserina chromosome 6, drPotAnse1.1, whole genome shotgun sequence genome encodes the following:
- the LOC126800157 gene encoding GDSL esterase/lipase At2g04570-like gives MAPSHISFLLLVLLLANKVVAKVPAVIVFGDSSVDAGNNNQIPTIARSNFQPYGRDFTGGKPTGRFSNGRIPTDFISKAFGLKPTIPAYLDPSYKISDFATGVTFASAGTGYDTATSDVLSVIPLWKQLDYYKDYQSKLRAYQGGNEANETIKEALHMMSLGTNDFLENYYSTFPPSGRSSQYTTSQYENFLIGIAGKFVKELYQLGARKISIGGLPPMGCLPLERTSNIMAGSGCISSYNDVALEFNNKLNNLTVSLNKELPGSRVVFSNPYFIFLHMIRKPSSYGFEVTSTACCATGMFEMGYACNRNNMFTCSDANKYIFWDSFHPTEKANQIVSDHLLKNVLAQFL, from the exons ATGGCACCCTCGcacatttcatttctcctccTAGTTCTACTACTAGCCAACAAAGTTGTAGCAAAGGTTCCGGCAGTCATAGTGTTCGGAGACTCCTCCGTCGATGCTGGGAACAACAACCAGATTCCCACCATTGCCAGGAGCAATTTCCAGCCTTACGGCCGTGATTTCACTGGTGGCAAGCCAACTGGGAGGTTCTCCAATGGTCGAATACCGACGGACTTCATCTCCAAAGCTTTCGGACTCAAACCGACCATTCCGGCTTACTTAGATCCTTCCTACAAGATATCAGATTTCGCCACTGGTGTCACATTTGCTTCTGCAGGCACCGGCTATGACACTGCAACTTCAGATGTgctg TCTGTAATACCACTATGGAAGCAGTTGGACTACTACAAGGATTACCAGTCTAAACTGAGAGCTTACCAGGGAGGAAATGAAGCAAACGAAACAATCAAAGAAGCTCTACACATGATGAGCTTAGGAACCAATGACTTCCTGGAGAACTACTACTCCACATTTCCACCATCAGGCCGATCATCCCAATACACTACCTCCCAATACGAAAACTTTCTCATCGGAATAGCAGGTAAATTCGTGAAGGAACTTTACCAACTCGGAGCTCGAAAAATTTCCATCGGAGGACTACCACCGATGGGGTGCTTGCCATTGGAGAGAACTAGCAATATCATGGCTGGAAGTGGCTGCATTTCGAGTTATAACGATGTGGCTCTGGAGTTCAATAACAAGCTGAACAACTTGACCGTAAGCCTCAATAAGGAGCTTCCTGGGAGCAGAGTGGTGTTCTCAAATCCTTACTTCATTTTCCTGCATATGATAAGAAAGCCTTCTTCATATG GTTTCGAGGTGACATCCACTGCTTGCTGCGCCACAGGAATGTTCGAAATGGGGTACGCATGCAACCGAAACAATATGTTCACATGCTCTGATGCAAACAAATACATCTTCTGGGACTCCTTCCATCCTACGGAGAAAGCAAATCAGATCGTCTCTGATCACCTGCTCAAGAATGTTCTCGCCCAGTTCCTTTAA
- the LOC126800161 gene encoding uncharacterized protein LOC126800161, whose product MKKLYNKKGKVHPSPPPSTPDAFALLPATILTLTTALSFQDREVLAYLISYTNNNNINSSSSNNSTNIYTITAKDAHTAGNDHTDAPMSQCDCFRCYTSFWARWDASPNRQLIHEIIEAYEEKLAENKKRRNPKVKKVKKKKIEEEKKGSFDNLTAMKEQSSTNPEVDVESCDADEEGCEVEIEKGSSMRSRLVSFIWGVWN is encoded by the coding sequence ATGAAGAAGCTCTACAACAAGAAAGGCAAGGTCCATCCATCGCCACCTCCTTCGACACCCGACGCTTTCGCCCTGCTTCCGGCAACCATTTTGACTCTGACCACCGCGCTCTCCTTCCAGGACCGAGAGGTCCTCGCTTATCTCATCTCCTACACCAACAATAACAACatcaacagcagcagcagcaacaattCGACAAATATCTACACCATCACGGCCAAAGATGCCCATACAGCTGGAAACGACCACACTGATGCTCCGATGTCCCAGTGCGACTGTTTTAGGTGCTACACGAGCTTCTGGGCACGATGGGATGCATCCCCCAACCGGCAGCTCATACATGAAATCATCGAGGCCTACGAGGAAAAGTTAGCTGAGAATAAGAAGAGGAGAAATCCCAAGGTGAAgaaagtgaagaagaagaaaattgagGAGGAAAAGAAGGGTAGTTTTGATAACCTAACAGCCATGAAAGAGCAGTCGAGTACCAATCCAGAAGTGGATGTGGAAAGCTGCGATGCTGATGAAGAGGGCTGTGAGGTTGAGATAGAGAAAGGGTCTTCCATGAGGAGCAGGCTGGTGAGCTTTATTTGGGGTGTTTGGAACTAA
- the LOC126800151 gene encoding centromere/kinetochore protein zw10 homolog translates to MDALLDSINVRELLSAQDLSDPTTPLSAPDLRLLIQRLDSHSLKIKSKVQSYLLSHHHDFADLFSLCNDAVSRSHRLSDDLAGFLRSLSDRPVEAEIGEIVKQMSAATKEAREKRELLELVRAILEISENLKAAREAVRNGRLRFAAEELRELKKAVGVSDDDRVDEPVVYGLLRKEWSDCFDEIQEALMRFMDNAVRYEHETNRIRVKYVLSIDGNDGIELKTVLEALDVVGILNYGLSKVGDLMIKHVISPALNFGVPVSFVIEINSNSETMTEAVLKIEPLNDPKIEKMDGETIYSRITEVIKFINKYICFQEGSWTRCVGRLTWPRISDLIISKFLAKVVPQDASKLADFLKIINCTSEFETALKEMKFISVTENKDNQLSSFAENVEVHFASKKKAEILGRARNLLLRCDFAITQEKTRWRGKHDGAASNIPETVDLLFLSQRCVVSEAAINLMKLVHETLKDVCLSSPKVALEFYRAARDALLLYEVVIPVKLERKLDGINQVAVLMHNDCLYLSQEVLGFAFEYRSDFPTSLKEHAVFVDMALRFHLMAEDILHRQIQLVLRSLSEALDGADGFQNTHQMQQFQSAKFSIDQVVFILEKVHIIWEPLLLPSTYKRSMCTLLESVFSRITKDILLLDDMAAEETLELQRLIHLMLENLTSLLDSLAALQVEKSQERMTYLDDLVPSLRKIRKLAELLDMPLKAITSAWETEELRNSGFTSSEVEDFIKAIFQDSPLRKDCLWRIHDNF, encoded by the exons ATGGACGCCCTCCTCGACTCAATCAACGTCCGTGAGCTCCTCTCGGCGCAGGACCTGAGCGACCCCACCACGCCTCTCTCGGCGCCGGATCTCCGCCTCCTCATCCAACGCCTCGACTCCCACTCCCTCAAAATCAAGTCCAAAGTCCAATCCTACCTCCTCTCCCACCACCACGACTTCGCCGACCTCTTCTCCCTCTGCAACGACGCCGTCTCCCGCTCCCACAGGCTCTCCGACGACCTCGCCGGCTTCCTCCGCTCGCTCTCCGACCGCCCCGTCGAGGCGGAGATCGGCGAGATTGTGAAGCAGATGAGCGCCGCGACCAAGGAGGCGAGGGAGAAGCGGGAGCTACTGGAGCTGGTGAGGGCAATTCTGGAAATTAGTGAAAATTTGAAGGCGGCTAGGGAGGCGGTGAGGAATGGACGGCTGAGATTTGCTGCTGAGGAGTTGAGGGAGCTGAAGAAGGCGGTTGGGGTTTCCGATGACGATCGCGTTGATGAGCCTGTGGTTTATGGCTTGCTGAGGAAGGAGTGGTCAGACTGCTTTGATGAG ATTCAAGAGGCGCTGATGAGGTTCATGGACAATGCGGTGCGTTACGAACACGAAACTAATAGAATTCGAGTTAAGTATGTACTGAGTATTGATGGGAATGATGGGATTGAGCTCAAGACAGTGTTGGAAGCTTTGGAT GTGGTTGGCATTTTGAACTATGGACTCAGTAAAGTAGGTGACTTGATGATCAAGCATGTCATCTCTCCAGCTCTAAATTTCGGAGTGCCTGTGTCCTTTGTAATAGaaataaattcaaactcaGAAACAATGACGGAGGCTGTACTGAAGATTGAACCATTAAATGATCCTAAG ATAGAAAAGATGGATGGAGAAACTATCTATTCAAGGATTACTGAGGTTATAAAGTTTATTAACAAATACATTTGCTTTCAAGAGGGTTCTTGGACTCGATGCGTTGGAAGATTGACATGGCCAAGAATATCAGATTTGATTATTTCCAAGTTTCTTGCCAAG GTTGTCCCCCAAGATGCTTCAAAACTTGCAGACTTTCTAAAGATCATCAATTGCACTTCTGAATTTGAGACTGCTTTAAAGGAAATGAAGTTTATTTCAGTAACTGAAAACAAAGATAACCAGTTGAGCAGTTTCGCTGAAAACGTCGAGGTTCACTTTGCATCCAAGAAGAAGGCCGAAATCCTGGGAAGAGCTAGAAATTTGCTCCTACGATGTGATTTTGCTATTACTCAA GAGAAAACAAGGTGGAGAGGTAAGCATGATGGGGCCGCTAGCAATATTCCAGAAACTGTTGACTTGCTATTTCTGTCGCAGCGGTGTGTGGTGTCTGAAGCAGCAATTAATTTAATGAAGTTAGTGCATGAGACACTCAAG GATGTATGCTTGTCATCCCCTAAAGTTGCATTGGAATTTTATCGTGCTGCTAGGGATGCACTACTTCTATATGAAGTTGTCATACCTGTCAAG CTAGAACGGAAGCTTGATGGCATCAATCAGGTCGCTGTTCTCATGCATAATGATTGCCTTTATTTATCTCAGGAGGTTCTAGGGTTTGCATttgag TACCGGTCAGACTTTCCGACTTCATTGAAAGAGCATGCTGTATTTGTTGATATGGCACTGAGATTTCATCTCATGGCAGAGGACATACTGCACAGACAAATCCAACTTGTGCTTCGTAGTTTGAGTGAG GCTCTAGATGGAGCTGATGGGTTCCAGAATACCCATCAAATGCAACAATTCCAATCTGCGAAATTTAGTATAGATCAG GTTGTTTTCATTCTGGAGAAAGTACACATTATATGGGAGCCACTCTTATTGCCTTCAACTTACAAGAGAAGCATGTGTACTCTTCTAGAGTCAGTTTTTTCTAGAATCACAAAAGACATACTCCTTTTAGATGATATGGCAGCAGAAGAAACGTTAGAG CTTCAAAGGCTGATTCACTTGATGCTGGAAAACCTAACTTCTTTGTTGGACTCCCTGGCTGCTCTTCAAGTTGAGAAATCACAAGAGAGAATGACATATCTTGATGATCTTGTACCATCATTACGGAAAATTCGTAAACTGGCAG AATTATTAGATATGCCCTTGAAAGCAATCACTAgtgcttgggaaactgaaGAACTTCGAAATAGTGGATTTACATCGTCAGAG GTAGAGGATTTCATCAAAGCAATCTTTCAAGACTCACCTTTGCGGAAAGACTGCTTATGGAGGATACATGACAACTTTTGA
- the LOC126800153 gene encoding probable serine/threonine-protein kinase WNK11, whose protein sequence is MDRTKSDTVDDDDKFVEQDPTGRYFRYGEELGEGAFKIVYKGFDEVNGTEVAWSKVEINNEAELQRLYSEINLIRSLKHDNIIKLYSWWVVDDDDDDNDNDLTKKKKKKKTVNIITELFTSGSLKQYRKKHVKVEVEAVKRWARQVLKGLSYLHCHDPPIAHRDIKCDNVFVNGYNAEVKIGDFGFAVAMGQGSARYGVVGTPEFIAPEMYMKEEYNELVDVYAFGMCVLEMVTGVYPYEECYNHGHVYKKVTSGVMPAVLSKVRDPEVRKFIEKCLVPASRRLSAVELLKDPFLAAEDAKKLPKTTLAMKIDTKCDKVRRSSKSSASSPILDCEWFTKNNQLKLRAKRSPDGSETIVLTLVIVNPARVTPQKLEFDFCPDSDTAVSIAEELGEQDFGLATEDLVAVTGMIDKLVMKLVPKWKPTLWGAHRPSGSSDDSSKNSARSSMDAWRRSGTSALCSLQSKATLVEKHHHDQSRAELDLIDARERVVEIVRMKEQAAARKAKKKVVSPV, encoded by the coding sequence ATGGATCGGACCAAATCCGACACGGTCGACGACGACGACAAGTTCGTGGAGCAAGATCCGACCGGGAGGTACTTCCGGTACGGCGAGGAGCTGGGCGAGGGAGCCTTCAAGATCGTGTACAAGGGTTTCGACGAGGTCAACGGGACGGAAGTGGCCTGGAGCAAAGTCGAGATCAATAACGAAGCAGAGCTTCAAAGATTGTATTCGGAGATTAATCTCATCAGGTCTCTGAAACACGACAACATCATCAAGCTTTATAGCTGGTGGGTTGTTGACGATGACGATGACGATAATGATAATGATTTaaccaagaagaaaaagaagaagaagactgtGAATATAATCACGGAGTTGTTCACTTCCGGGAGCTTGAAGCAGTATAGAAAGAAGCACGTTAAAGTCGAAGTCGAAGCAGTTAAGAGATGGGCGAGGCAGGTTCTCAAAGGACTGAGCTACCTGCATTGCCATGACCCGCCGATTGCGCATAGGGACATCAAGTGTGACAATGTGTTTGTCAATGGTTACAATGCCGAAGTGAAGATTGGGGATTTCGGGTTTGCGGTGGCGATGGGGCAGGGCAGCGCTAGGTATGGAGTGGTTGGCACGCCCGAGTTTATTGCGCCGGAGATGTATATGAAGGAGGAGTATAATGAGTTGGTGGATGTCTATGCTTTTGGGATGTGCGTGTTGGAGATGGTGACTGGTGTGTACCCTTATGAGGAGTGTTACAATCATGGTCATGTGTATAAGAAGGTTACAAGTGGTGTGATGCCGGCTGTGTTGAGTAAAGTGAGGGATCCTGAAGTGAGGAAGTTCATTGAGAAGTGCCTGGTTCCTGCGTCGAGGAGATTGTCTGCGGTGGAGCTCTTGAAAGATCCATTCCTTGCAGCTGAGGATGCAAAGAAGCTTCCTAAGACTACTCTTGCCATGAAAATCGATACCAAATGTGACAAAGTGAGGAGGAGCTCCAAGTCGTCTGCTAGCTCACCGATTCTGGACTGTGAGTGGTTCACAAAGAATAACCAATTGAAATTAAGAGCAAAGAGGAGTCCTGATGGTAGTGAAACCATTGTTTTGACCTTGGTTATTGTTAATCCTGCTCGGGTTACGCCGCAGAAACTTGAGTTTGATTTCTGTCCTGATTCGGATACTGCTGTTTCAATTGCTGAGGAGCTGGGTGAACAGGACTTTGGTCTAGCAACTGAAGATCTGGTGGCTGTGACTGGGATGATTGATAAGTTGGTTATGAAGCTTGTGCCCAAATGGAAGCCTACTCTCTGGGGAGCACATAGGCCGTCTGGCTCTTCTGACGATTCATCAAAGAACTCTGCTAGGTCGAGCATGGATGCATGGAGGAGATCTGGCACGTCAGCCCTATGTTCCTTGCAGTCTAAGGCAACTCTTGTGGAGAAACATCACCATGATCAGTCAAGAGCTGAGCTTGACTTGATTGATGCACGTGAACGTGTTGTTGAGATTGTAAGGATGAAGGAACAAGCGGCGGCCAGAAAGGCAAAGAAGAAGGTTGTTAGTCCAGTCTAG
- the LOC126800155 gene encoding protein disulfide isomerase-like 2-3, with product MESVRRRDQFRALPILFLFLFVFNVCDALYGPSSPVLQLTPSNFKSKVLDSNRVVLVEFFAPWCGHCKALTPIWEKAATVLKGVATIAALDADAHQSLAQEYGIRGYPSIKVFVPGKPPVDYQGARDVKPIAEFALSQIKALLKDRLSGKSTGGSSEKTEPNASVELNSKNFDELVVKSKELWIVEFFAPWCGHCKKLAPEWKRAAQNLKGKVKLGHVDCDAEQSLMSRFKVKGFPTILVFGADKESPVHYEGARTALAIESFALDQLETNVAPPEVTEITGPDVLEEKCGSAAICFVAFLPDILDSKAEGRNKYLQQLLTVAEKFKKSPYSYVWAAAGKQQDLENLVGVGGYGYPALVALNVKKSVYAPLKSAFELDQITEFVREAGRGGKGNLPLNGTPNIVKSEPWDGKDGEIVEEDEFSLEELMGEDTNSKDELK from the exons ATGGAGAGTGTGAGAAGGAGAGACCAATTTCGAGCTCTACCAATCTTGTTCCTGTTCTTGTTCGTCTTCAATGTCTGCGATGCACTTTACGGCCCATCATCACCAGTTCTTCAGCTGACTCCCTCCAACTTCAAGTCCAAG GTTCTGGACTCGAACAGGGTTGTGCTTGTTGAGTTCTTTGCGCCGTGGTGCGGACATTGTAAAGCTCTGACTCCTATATGGGAGAAAGCGGCGACTGTATTGAAGGGTGTGGCCACCATAGCTGCTCTTGATGCTGATGCGCACCAGTCCCTTGCTCAG GAGTATGGGATTAGAGGATACCCATCGATCAAGGTATTTGTACCTGGAAAGCCACCAGTTGATTATCAGGGAGCCAGAGATGTGAAACCCATTGCAGAATTTGCACTCTCACAG ATTAAGGCACTATTGAAGGACCGCTTAAGTGGAAAATCAACAGGAGGATCAAGTGAAAAAACTGAGCCTAATGCTTCAGTAGAACTAAATTCCAAGAATTTTGATGAACTAGTTGTTAAGAGTAAAGAACTCTGGATTGTGGAGTTCTTTGCACCTTG gtgCGGGCACTGTAAAAAGTTGGCACCTGAGTGGAAGAGGGCTGCCCAAAATTTGAAGGGGAAGGTGAAGTTGGGACATGTGGACTGTGACGCAGAACAG TCTCTTATGAGCAGGTTCAAAGTTAAAGGATTCCCAACAATATTGGTATTTGGGGCTGACAAAGAAAGCCCAGTACATTATGAGGGTGCAAGGACTGCTTTGGCCATTGAATCGTTTGCTCTTGATCAACTAGAAACTAACGTAGCACCTCCTGAAGTGACTGAGATAACTGGCCCT GATGTCTTGGAAGAGAAATGTGGTTCAGCTGCCATCTGTTTCGTCGCTTTTCTACCTGATATCTTGGATTCGAAGGCTGAAGGGCGGAACAAGTACCTTCAGCAGCTTTTAACCGTTGCAGAAAAGTTCAAAAAGAGTCCATATAG CTATGTCTGGGCAGCAGCTGGAAAGCAACAAGACCTTGAAAATCTTGTAGGTGTTGGTGGTTACGGATATCCAGCATTGGTTGCCCTAAATGTGAAAAAAAGTGTTTATGCCCCTCTTAAGAGCGCCTTCGAGCTTGATCAGATTAC TGAATTTGTGAGAGAAGCTGGGCGTGGTGGAAAGGGAAACTTGCCTCTGAATGGCACCCCCAACATAGTGAAGAGTGAACCATGGGATGGTAAAGATGGAGAGATTGTTGAAGAGGATGAGTTCTCCCTTGAAGAACTGATGGGGGAAGATACTAACAGCAAGGATGAACTGAAATAA
- the LOC126800156 gene encoding triacylglycerol lipase 2-like — protein sequence MANYSTNPLVLVALLCAFAAAGINSLDENGICKSLVETQQGYTCQDYQVTTEDGYILGLQRIATEKSNTSSTTHKLPVILQHGLSGDAASWLLNPPDQALAFILADKGFDVWLANARGTQSSRGHNSLSTSDPTYWEWTWDQLAAYDLPAYFNYVNNQTGQKVHYVGHSLGTLSVLAALSQQKLSNTLRSAALLCPIVYLGQITTLLGRISAQSYTAEGLYAAGVREYPPTGQAGQNLETFLCSQPGVDCTNFMAAVTGPTCCQTPISSNLLFQHIPQSTSTKNMVHLSQMIRRGTITMFDYVFPAINMQHYNQLTPPVYNMASIPKDVPLFFGYGGRDALSDVNDVKALLNDLKDHDRAKLVEQYIEEYAHMDFIMAGNANQKVYDPLITFFGQN from the exons ATGGCAAATTATTCAACAAACCCTCTGGTTCTTGTAGCTCTACTCTGTGCTTTTGCAGCTGCAGGAATCAACAGTCTTGATGAAAATGGTATATGCAAATCACTAGTGGAAACACAACAAGGCTATACTTGCCAAGACTATCAA GTAACTACAGAAGATGGTTACATCCTCGGACTGCAGAGGATTGCAACCGAAAAGTCCAATACCAGTTCGACTACTCATAAGCTGCCAGTTATATTACAACATGGGCTTAGCGGG GATGCTGCATCATGGCTACTCAATCCGCCAGATCAAGCTTTGGCGTTTATCTTGGCCGATAAAGGGTTTGATGTATGGCTTGCTAATGCTCGAGGAACGCAGTCCAGCCGCGGACATAATTCACTGAGTACTAGTGATCCG ACTTACTGGGAATGGACATGGGATCAATTGGCAGCTTATGATCTTCCTGCTTACTTTAATTATGTGAACAATCAAACTGGACAGAAAGTACATTATGTTGGCCATTCATTG GGAACGTTGTCAGTACTAGCTGCCTTGTCACAACAAAAGCTCAGTAACACACTAAGATCAGCTGCTTTGCTTTGCCCAATTGTTTATCTGGGTCAGATTACCACACTGTTGGGAAGAATTTCTGCTCAATCATATACTGCTGAA GGTCTCTACGCTGCTGGTGTCCGGGAATATCCCCCTACAGG GCAAGCTGGACAAAACTTGGAGACTTTTCTCTGCTCACAACCGGGTGTGGACTGCACCAATTTTATGGCCGCCGTAACCG GTCCTACTTGCTGCCAGACTCCTATAAGTTCAAATCTTCTCTTTCAGCATATACCACAATCCACTTCCACAAAAAATATGGTGCATCTGTCTCAAA TGATCAGGAGAGGAACAATAACAATGTTTGATTACGTTTTCCCGGCTATTAACATGCAACACTATAATCAGCTTACTCCTCCGGTGTACAACATGGCAAGCATTCCAAAAGACGTTCCTCTTTTCTTCGGCTATGGAGGGAGAGATGCACTTTCCGATGTCAACGATGTGAAGGCTTTGCTTAATGACCTGAAAGATCATGACAGGGCCAAACTTGTGGAGCAATACATAGAGGAGTATGCTCATATGGATTTCATTATGGCTGGAAATGCCAATCAAAAAGTCTACGATCCTCTGATCACTTTCTTTGGGCAAAATTGA
- the LOC126797291 gene encoding triacylglycerol lipase 2-like, translating into MQLVLVSILGSLASFNQSRKYLLKYGSVAEAKSKMANVLTSIIAVVMLWELAVGTRTKLFSFQDSVASAVAPSGSDGICATMVVSQGYPCEEHTVTTQDGYILGMQRIPAGKSGKTSGNKVPVLLQHGLLMDGITWLLLPPDQSLAFILADNGYEVWIANTRGTKYSLGHTSLTPDDPAYWEWSWDELVAYDLPAAYQYVHDQTGQKLHYVGHSLGTLIALGAFSEDQLVNMLRSAVLLSPIAHVGQITSPLAKTAVEYYIAEDLYTAGYRDFDPKGPLVVKVLKELCSKPGVDCTNLLTSFTGQNCCLNSSIVDIFLDHEPQATSIKNMIHISQMIRNGNVAMFDYNSTEENQQHYGQDTPPEYKMASIPHDVPLFLSYGGADALSDVQDVKILLNSLKDHEGDKLVVQYRDDYAHADFVMGYNAKQDVYDPLMAFFRLQ; encoded by the exons ATGGCAAACGTTCTTACCTCTATTATTGCAGTTGTTATGTTATGGGAATTAGCAGTTGGTACTAGAACAAAGCTGTTCTCTTTCCAAGACAGCGTGGCTTCTGCAGTAGCTCCATCTGGTAGTGATGGTATATGTGCAACAATGGTGGTATCACAAGGCTACCCTTGTGAAGAACATACA GTAACAACACAAGATGGCTACATACTCGGTATGCAAAGAATTCCAGCCGGAAAGTCAGGCAAGACCTCCGGGAACAAGGTACCAGTTCTTCTACAGCATGGACTCCTTATG GATGGGATAACATGGCTGCTACTACCTCCAGACCAATCTTTGGCATTCATCTTGGCTGATAATGGGTATGAGGTGTGGATTGCCAATACCCGTGGAACAAAATACAGCCTTGGACATACATCACTCACCCCCGATGATCCG GCTTATTGGGAGTGGTCGTGGGATGAATTGGTCGCCTATGACCTCCCAGCAGCATACCAATACGTGCATGATCAAACAGGACAGAAGCTTCACTATGTTGGACATTCACTG GGAACTTTGATTGCTCTTGGTGCTTTTTCAGAAGACCAGCTAGTTAACATGTTGAGATCAGCTGTCTTACTTAGCCCAATTGCTCATGTTGGTCAGATAACCTCACCCCTTGCAAAAACGGCTGTTGAATACTACATTGCTGAG GATTTATACACAGCAGGTTATAGAGACTTTGATCCAAAAGG ACCATTGGTAGTCAAAGTTCTGAAGGAACTCTGCTCGAAACCAGGAGTTGACTGCACAAACTTGTTGACCTCTTTCACAG GCCAGAATTGCTGCTTAAATTCATCCATCGTCGACATTTTTCTAGACCATGAGCCTCAGGCAACTTCAATAAAGAACATGATCCACATCTCTCAAA TGATAAGAAATGGAAATGTTGCGATGTTCGACTACAACAGCACGGAGGAGAATCAACAACACTACGGTCAGGACACACCTCCAGAGTACAAAATGGCAAGCATTCCACATGACGTTCCTCTCTTCCTCAGTTACGGAGGGGCAGATGCACTTTCTGATGTCCAAGATGTGAAGATATTGCTCAACAGCCTCAAAGATCATGAAGGAGATAAGCTTGTGGTTCAGTACAGAGATGATTATGCTCATGCTGATTTTGTCATGGGTTATAATGCTAAGCAAGATGTGTATGATCCTCTCATGGCTTTCTTTAGACTTCAATGA